The Magnolia sinica isolate HGM2019 chromosome 9, MsV1, whole genome shotgun sequence genome contains a region encoding:
- the LOC131255577 gene encoding UDP-glycosyltransferase 90A1-like, with the protein MAEIVLFPFMSKGHMIPIIHLAHLLINRGLPITIFTTPSNSPFIRQSLKNNVSKATIIDLPFPKHVPNLPSGVESTDQLPSMSLFLPFINAVKLLRPHFEQALESLPRVSFIISDGFLGWTQISASRLGIPWILFYGMNFFAMTISRVVLRDQPHAGHDNDEPFSIQCFPWIKLTRNDLSPPFNDPEPSGPLWDFIVETGQHASHSSGMIVNSFYELEPVYVDYWKKVFDTRIWCVGPLCLSVPRAETLSNTKWLQWLNKKLAMQRPVLYVAFGTQAEVLNEQLQEIAIGLDRSEVDFLWVVRSKEAELGDGFEERVAERGLVVREWVEQVAVLEHESVRGFMSHCGWNSVLESIGASVPILAWPMMAEQHLNAKLVEELGIGLRIEARNGKGCNGLVSSDDVEKMVRELMGGEKGCEAGKKMQEVGQAGRRAMEESGTSWRSLDLLLEELKLA; encoded by the coding sequence ATGGCCGAAATAGTTCTCTTCCCTTTCATGTCCAAAGGCCACATGATCCCTATCATCCACCTGGCCCACCTCCTTATCAATCGTGGCCTACCCATCACAATCTTCACCACACCTTCAAACTCTCCTTTCATCCGTCAATCTCTCAAGAACAACGTCTCCAAAGCTACCATCATCGATCTCCCCTTCCCAAAACACGTCCCCAATCTCCCTTCCGGAGTCGAAAGCACCGACCAACTTCCATCCATGTCCCTCTTCCTCCCATTCATCAACGCCGTCAAACTCCTCCGGCCCCACTTCGAACAAGCGCTTGAGAGCCTGCCACGTGTCAGTTTCATAATCTCCGATGGCTTCCTTGGGTGGACTCAAATATCTGCTTCGAGATTAGGCATTCCATGGATTTTATTCTATGGAATGAACTTCTTCGCCATGACTATTTCACGAGTCGTTTTACGAGACCAGCCCCATGCAGGCCACGACAATGACGAGCCTTTCTCTATCCAATGCTTCCCTTGGATCAAGCTCACAAGGAACGATCTCAGCCCTCCATTCAACGACCCTGAACCTAGCGGTCCGTTGTGGGATTTCATTGTTGAAACAGGCCAACATGCATCGCATAGCAGTGGAATGATCGTAAATAGCTTCTATGAGCTAGAGCCTGTTTATGTGGATTACTGGAAGAAAGTCTTCGATACTCGGATTTGGTGTGTGGGGCCGCTTTGTTTATCAGTTCCCAGAGCTGAAACTCTCTCAAACACCAAATGGCTACAATGGTTAAATAAAAAGCTAGCCATGCAACGTCCGGTTTTGTACGTAGCATTTGGTACGCAAGCTGAGGTCTTGAATGAACAATTGCAGGAGATTGCGATTGGTTTGGATCGGTCGGAGGTGGACTTTCTTTGGGTGGTGCGATCGAAGGAAGCTGAATTGGGAGACGGGTTCGAGGAGAGGGTGGCGGAGAGAGGGTTGGTGGTTAGGGAGTGGGTTGAGCAAGTGGCTGTACTGGAACACGAAAGCGTTCGAGGGTTCATGAGTCATTGCGGTTGGAATTCGGTGTTGGAGAGCATCGGTGCATCGGTTCCGATCTTGGCGTGGCCTATGATGGCTGAGCAGCACCTGAATGCAAAGCTGGTGGAGGAGCTGGGGATTGGTTTGAGGATCGAAGCGAGAAACGGCAAAGGGTGTAATGGATTAGTGAGTTCAGATGATGTGGAGAAGATGGTGAGGGAGTTGATGGGAGGAGAAAAGGGGTGTGAAGCAGGTAAGAAGATGCAGGAAGTAGGACAAGCTGGTAGACGGGCCATGGAAGAAAGTGGGACCTCGTGGCGTTCTCTGGACCTGCTTCTAGAAGAGTTGAAATTAGCCTAG